TGTTGATTGTGATAAGAAACatatctgttttaaaaaagcCATATGATTTGTTTGATAACCTCTCTTTTAGTGCAGAAAATCACTGTCACAACATTAGACATGCAACTGTTGGAAATGTTACAATACCTAAGGTTAGATCTAATGCCATCAAACGTACAGTCCTGTATAGAGGATGAAAGAATGGAATTCTTTACCCAATCATGTAAAACTTGCTAACAATAATCAATTCAGAATACTACTTAAAAAATATCTGTCCAAGTAATGGTTTCGGTATGGAATAGTTGTGTATGTAATATGATTGTTTTAGTACATGAGATATAATGGTATTATTGCATAGTAgtgttatattatatatatattatatatgttcTATTATTATAGAATAGatatatatgagtgtgtgtatgtatgtatgtgtgtatacatatgtaggtatgtatgtgtggatgtgtatgtgtatatatatatatatatatatatatatatatatatatatatatatatatgtatgtctgTGTGAATATAATATAGAATTTGACTTGGAATGTTGAATATGATAGAGTATTATATGATGGGTATGTGTATaggtatgtctgtgtgtgtatatatgtatgtatatatatatatgaggtaTATATTAGGTATATGTGGGGAGGATATAGTTGACTTGGTTTCTGTTCTTGTCTTGATTCTTAAGATATCTTGATTTTGTAtacatattttgttttcttcttgctctttctgtgtttttattttttaaagtttttttccatgttgttttcttttgtattgcattttcttgttaagaccccaggaagaatagctgcagtttctgctgcagctaatggggatctcaataaataaacaaataaacaaataaacaaaatggtccttccatcctgagagtagccagtgaataatgtgttcagaaaaaggaaagaaaaaaatccgacctctctgacagctttaatcctgtaaaaactctaaccaatcttttttttgcggtccgaatgaaatggattggtcagaggaccagaggcttggcaggggggaaagaaccaatcagatgccttcattttaagccccgcccacgcccccctcggtcccatgcgcgcactcgccaCTCTGCCtccagcccccgtgtccacttcccacgggtcctcctcgcctcagcgttggtgtaacgcggaaccataaatcagccttcagtgtgtgctgtgtctgctgttctgaacttctctgtttctcattttgctgggacgtcgggtccctccgccgagacacaacttttgtggtatgcgttcattgttgtgtctaaaaatgatgcgcagtgcccacccaatcagaaatggtacagatattctgtgataatttttttttatatttataaaaaaataaaggatccccataactttgattgggtgggcaggacgcacgtttgggtgggcaccaCCCACCCCTgaccccccctaaaaccggcctcgcttacaggtgaatgagacatggggtagttttgttgaaaatgtgctgtcgaaaatgtcctggaaaactcgactcctgcaaaagcgcgttccccaaagtttgtgggggcgtggttttggacggagcgctgacgggagggagaggagggggcggggcttagaggaggtgccactttcaaatcttgctagctctcaaacATCAGGGATTATACCTTCAGTGTCCAAAGAGAAAGCTTTAAGaagtgtgctttttttttggtaaatttAAGTGATTAACGATGTCCAAGTGAAAAAGTTTGAGTTGTTGccgaaaaatatatatatattttcaaggACTAATTAGTGCCTCTTAACGGAGCCTGCAAaaatgctgccactcactccgcCATCTTAGATCCTCTTCATTGTCAGTAGCTTTGAACTGagcagcagaaaacacaaacacgtgaccttcccaagagacttttaaacTTGTCTACGTCcgaatatataatatacaatagATGTAGACTGTAGGCAGGGCATTAGTGAATGGGATTCAAATTCCaatgtatttttattcatgTATGAGAGAACTTCTgaataaacatttccatttggaGATTAATAACTTTATTCTTATGTTAATATATTGAATGCAACACAATACTTTTAACGGTCTaggaataacaataataataacttagGCACATCAGTAGTAGTAACAATGAACATATAATTTTAAATGAACATGAAACACCTTAAATTGGCTTCAAATCAGACAAAACCAAATAAACTTCACCTCAATAAATGAAAGTTCCAAAGGTACAAAATATCCATGCTGGGTTCACTGAGTTAGTCCACAAGCCCTGAACAAAGGATGCAACACTTAAGACAGCCCAGTTTTTAGGCCGTGTCCTAGTGGTgctgcagtggttcccaaactttgcCAGGTCTTTTGTACATAACAGAATTttcgagcacacacacacacacacacacacacacacacacacacacacacaccaacaaacaccaacaaacaaacatctgcaatttatttcatatattgaacatatgtgctAAAAAAttgtccatctctgtaaaaatagattttcaacctgaccagctcacagagattgaaacaacaacgATACAAACAACggccaaaatctgaacatttgctttACAAAAATGACACCACTTTTCAGTGGAATTTCTATAAAAATGTATGATTTTGTTCTGAGGGTGGGTAGCTTTACCCCTTCACACTTTTGTTTTGACATATTGAGATGTTTTATGTGAATGTTTCTGGCTGTCAAGAGCCATTGATAACAGGACAAGCTTAACATAGCACTCAGACATAAAACTCTTCATTGTTTCACTGCGATCATGACAGACAGCACTTGATTTAAACTGAAAAAGGATTTGTAAGGTCAACCAACAACAGGATCtaagtctttttctctttccttacagaaacataaagccaaagagagaaaaaataggagGGATAAATTCCTCACCACTTCACCAGGTCTCAAGGTCCGAAAGAGGATTCATACTGAAGAGAAGCCGTAcacatgtgatcagtgtgggcgAGCTTTTACCACGTCAAGTATtttaaggagtcatcagcgtatccacactggagaaaagccgtacaaatgtgatcagtgtggggcagcttttacccaacaaggtcacCTAAtacgtcatcagcgtattcacactggatttaagccgtacagatgtgatcagtgtggggcagcttttacccaacaaggtgatctaaggagtcatcagcgtattcacactggggataagccttacagatgtgatcagtgtggggcagcttttactcaacaaggtaatctaaggagtcatcagaaaattcacactggagaaaagcagTACAAATGTGaacagtgtggggcagcttttacccatcaaggtagtctaaggcgtcatcagcgtattcacactggagagaagccttacagatgtgatcagtgtggggcagcttttacccatcaAGGtgatctaaggagtcatcagcgtattcacattggatttaagccttacacatgtgatcagtgtggggcagcttttaccaagtcaggtaatctaaggagtcatcagcgtattcatactggggataagccttacaaatgtgatcagtgtggggcagcttttaccgaacaaggtcatctaaggcgtcatcagcgtattcacactggatttaagccttacagatgtgatcagtgtggggcagcttttacccaacaaggtcatctaaggagtcatcggcgtattcacactggatttaagccttacagatgtgatcagtgtggggcagcttttacccaacaaggtagtctaaggcGTCATCAGTGTATTCACACCAGATAAAAAATtgtctgtgatcagtgtggggcagcttttactcggAGAGTTCAGTTAAAGGTACTAATTTAGACATGTTATGATGTTCTGAGAAGAAATCTggagttttgttttcagttgaaactcAAAACAAAACGTATGTTTCTTAAATTTGACTTTTTACCAGTTTGTTTCATTGTTccatcatttaaataaaaaggttaTTTTGTTTCCTGCTGgatttcagtttcctgctcaCTGCAAACTCACAACAAGACATCAGTGTCAGAATATTAGAAAAGAGTCACACAGTAGTGCGTTTTTCATGTGGTTTTTATCACCATGTACTATTCGTGCTGGATTTAAATTCCCTCTGGACCTGCAATAATTCTAAAATGACCATGACATCTGTATTTTGTTCAGCTGATTCACACTAGATAAGTGAAGTCTGTGTTGTACTGCCCTCATTCTGTTGAACAATTCCCTTTATTTAACACTACATTTTAATATTGAGTCAAAAGCAACTGAACAGACACTTAAAgtggacatattatggcatttaatgtatattttaaaaaggccttgaatgtcttaaaaacaatctaaagcttgttttttctacatacatcagaaattcagcctgtgagccatgtctatagttttaccgcttctaacccctttttctgtgcttcattctaagggaaggcgggggtatgataatgaggctctgtgctgattggctccctgaatgacgtgtagcaggggaggagcataagcctggcattcagttacacggatcttaaagcctgatttacggttctgcgttaaatcgacgcgttcTGCAGTTATGGTTCcgttctgcgttggtgaaacgcagaaccataaatcagcctttagtcacctcctcttcacacaggaaggctAACaaccacacgcacacacacacacacacacacacacacacacacacacacacacacacacacacacacacacacacaagcatacaagtgtggtatttaaaaatagagcgggagcaaaacttagtttgattgtgctttatttaagttattacattaatcaaacccatcgaaatctccatcctccgtttctgcattcatccgagcctgatcaatgagaccaggagaactgcagctgcgacgggcagagcccgcagcttTCTGGCCGCGCTGATAGAGTCATTTTCCTGCCAtacggcccctcggaaatgatgccggcttttgaaaaagcccgaacaacagtccaacccagcagacacgccagcccacgcatctattctttaacaatccttcaacagtaaacgacggagcccgctgcCCGAGCGGCAGTCGACGCTCGGCTCCCGCTCGGGCGGCGGTTCCTCCCGGAGGAACCACGGccacggagcctacgccgtaggctctgcgttggtgtaacgcggaaccataaatccgccttttgctaggaagatctgaaat
This window of the Cololabis saira isolate AMF1-May2022 chromosome 21, fColSai1.1, whole genome shotgun sequence genome carries:
- the LOC133422537 gene encoding zinc finger protein 665-like gives rise to the protein MAKERKNRRDKFLTTSPGLKVRKRIHTEEKPYTCDQCGRAFTTSSILRSHQRIHTGEKPYKCDQCGAAFTQQGHLIRHQRIHTGFKPYRCDQCGAAFTQQGDLRSHQRIHTGDKPYRCDQCGAAFTQQGNLRSHQKIHTGEKQYKCEQCGAAFTHQGSLRRHQRIHTGEKPYRCDQCGAAFTHQGDLRSHQRIHIGFKPYTCDQCGAAFTKSGNLRSHQRIHTGDKPYKCDQCGAAFTEQGHLRRHQRIHTGFKPYRCDQCGAAFTQQGHLRSHRRIHTGFKPYRCDQCGAAFTQQGSLRRHQCIHTR